In Schlegelella aquatica, one DNA window encodes the following:
- a CDS encoding F0F1 ATP synthase subunit delta produces the protein MAELATIARPYAEALYEVARTQDLNQWAAQVDELAAVAANPQLRQFADHPKVTASQVFDLIVSVVKVPLADGVKNFLRTVIENDRLAALPAIAEQFHVLKNEASGVSDATIVSAFPIEPAQLADLVATLEKRFGRKLQAKVEVDPELIGGVRVVVGDEVLDTSVKARLERMKVALTA, from the coding sequence ATGGCTGAGCTCGCAACCATCGCGCGTCCGTATGCCGAGGCCCTCTACGAGGTGGCTCGCACGCAGGACCTGAACCAGTGGGCGGCCCAGGTCGACGAACTGGCGGCCGTCGCGGCCAACCCGCAGCTGCGTCAGTTCGCCGACCATCCCAAGGTCACCGCCTCGCAGGTCTTCGACCTGATCGTGTCGGTGGTCAAGGTGCCGCTGGCCGACGGCGTGAAGAACTTCCTTCGCACCGTCATCGAGAACGACCGTCTGGCGGCCTTGCCGGCGATCGCGGAGCAGTTCCACGTGCTGAAGAACGAGGCGTCCGGTGTCTCCGACGCCACGATCGTCAGCGCCTTCCCGATCGAGCCGGCCCAGCTGGCCGATCTGGTGGCCACGCTGGAGAAGCGCTTCGGTCGCAAGCTGCAGGCCAAGGTCGAGGTCGATCCCGAGCTGATCGGCGGCGTGCGCGTGGTGGTCGGCGACGAGGTGCTCGACACCTCGGTCAAGGCCCGCTTGGAACGCATGAAGGTCGCGCTGACCGCCTGA
- a CDS encoding F0F1 ATP synthase subunit B, whose amino-acid sequence MNLNATLLAQIVVFAILWWFTMKFVWPPITKALDERAKKIADGLAAADKAKLELSAANKRVEEQLAQTRDEAAKVLADAEKRAQAIIEEAKKRAEDEGAKIVAQAKAEAEQQMVQAREALREQVAVLAVKGAEQILKREVNAGVHADLLNRLKTEL is encoded by the coding sequence GTGAATCTGAACGCTACTTTGTTGGCGCAGATCGTCGTCTTCGCGATCCTCTGGTGGTTCACGATGAAATTCGTGTGGCCGCCGATCACGAAGGCGCTCGACGAGCGTGCCAAGAAGATCGCCGACGGCCTGGCCGCGGCCGACAAGGCCAAGCTGGAGCTGTCTGCCGCCAACAAGCGCGTCGAGGAACAGCTCGCCCAGACCCGTGACGAAGCCGCCAAGGTGCTGGCCGACGCCGAAAAGCGTGCGCAGGCCATCATCGAGGAAGCCAAGAAGCGGGCCGAAGACGAAGGTGCCAAGATCGTCGCGCAAGCCAAGGCCGAGGCCGAGCAGCAGATGGTCCAGGCCCGCGAGGCCCTGCGCGAGCAGGTGGCCGTGCTGGCCGTCAAGGGCGCCGAGCAGATCCTCAAGCGCGAAGTCAACGCCGGCGTCCACGCCGATCTGTTGAACCGTTTGAAAACCGAGCTGTGA
- the atpE gene encoding F0F1 ATP synthase subunit C, producing MENVLGLVALACGLIIGLGAIGACIGIALMGGKYLEASARQPELMNELQTKMFLLAGLIDAAFLIGVGIAMLFAFANPFVAA from the coding sequence ATGGAAAACGTGTTGGGTCTTGTCGCTCTGGCTTGCGGTCTGATCATCGGCCTGGGTGCCATCGGTGCCTGTATCGGTATCGCGCTGATGGGTGGCAAGTACCTGGAAGCGTCGGCCCGTCAACCCGAGCTGATGAACGAACTGCAGACCAAGATGTTCCTGCTGGCCGGTCTGATCGACGCCGCGTTCCTGATCGGTGTCGGTATCGCGATGCTGTTCGCCTTCGCCAACCCGTTCGTCGCCGCCTGA
- the atpB gene encoding F0F1 ATP synthase subunit A, giving the protein MAAEGQGPTPSEYIQHHLQHLQNRAQEGIANFSLSEPVFKLDSLFWSILLGVLGCFLLWRVAKSVTSGVPGRMQAAVEFLVEMVDTQAKSIIHNEASRKAVAPLALTAFVWIFLMNAMDLLPLDLIPRIWEWIYASAGGDPHHAYMRVVPTADLSITLGLSITVLLACLYYNIKIKGLGGWVKELFSAPFHAHGIAAVLLAPVNFLLQIIEFLAKTISHGMRLFGNMFAGELVFMLIALMGAVGFASLGGVFLWIGQVIAGAAWAIFHILIITLQAFIFMMLTLVYVGQAHDKH; this is encoded by the coding sequence ATGGCTGCCGAAGGACAAGGACCGACCCCGAGCGAATACATCCAGCATCACCTGCAGCACCTGCAGAACCGGGCGCAGGAGGGCATCGCCAATTTCTCGCTGAGCGAGCCGGTCTTCAAGCTCGACTCGCTGTTCTGGTCCATTCTGCTGGGCGTGCTCGGCTGCTTCCTGCTGTGGCGGGTGGCCAAGAGCGTCACCTCCGGCGTGCCCGGCCGCATGCAGGCCGCCGTCGAGTTCCTGGTCGAGATGGTCGACACCCAAGCCAAGTCGATCATCCACAACGAAGCCTCCCGCAAGGCCGTCGCGCCCCTGGCGCTCACCGCGTTCGTCTGGATCTTCCTGATGAACGCGATGGACCTGCTGCCGCTGGACCTCATCCCGCGCATCTGGGAGTGGATCTACGCCTCGGCCGGCGGCGACCCGCACCACGCCTACATGCGCGTCGTGCCGACCGCCGATCTGTCCATCACGCTGGGCCTGTCGATCACGGTGCTGCTGGCGTGCCTGTACTACAACATCAAGATCAAGGGCCTGGGCGGCTGGGTGAAGGAGCTCTTCTCCGCGCCGTTCCACGCGCACGGCATCGCCGCCGTGCTGCTCGCGCCGGTGAACTTCCTGCTGCAGATCATCGAGTTCCTCGCCAAGACCATCTCGCACGGCATGCGACTGTTCGGCAACATGTTCGCGGGCGAGCTGGTGTTCATGCTGATCGCCCTGATGGGTGCGGTGGGCTTCGCCTCGCTGGGCGGCGTCTTCCTGTGGATCGGCCAGGTCATCGCCGGTGCCGCCTGGGCCATCTTCCACATCCTGATCATCACGCTGCAGGCCTTCATCTTCATGATGCTGACCCTGGTCTATGTCGGCCAGGCGCACGACAAGCACTGA
- a CDS encoding ATP synthase subunit I — protein sequence MTADPAKGRTDDGAPDTGADAGADPEFKTLSREEAQALMAKHPPVSPWRVVAVQAAAGAVVAALWLAATGRGGAAWSALYGAAAVVLPAALMARGITRRLSGAAPGALVLGFLFWEAVKIALAVAMLVAAVKIVPDLSWPALLVSMVVCMKVSWLALLWRGRVKQTS from the coding sequence ATGACCGCCGATCCCGCGAAGGGAAGAACCGACGATGGCGCTCCCGATACGGGTGCAGATGCGGGCGCAGACCCGGAGTTCAAGACCCTGTCGCGTGAGGAAGCGCAGGCTCTGATGGCAAAGCACCCGCCGGTCTCACCGTGGCGGGTCGTCGCGGTGCAGGCCGCGGCGGGCGCGGTGGTCGCGGCCTTGTGGCTCGCGGCGACTGGCCGAGGTGGGGCGGCCTGGTCGGCCCTCTACGGGGCGGCGGCCGTGGTGCTGCCAGCGGCGCTGATGGCGCGCGGCATCACCAGGAGGCTTTCTGGGGCAGCGCCCGGCGCACTCGTGCTGGGCTTCTTGTTCTGGGAGGCCGTGAAGATTGCCCTGGCCGTCGCCATGCTGGTGGCGGCCGTCAAGATCGTGCCCGACCTCAGTTGGCCGGCTCTGCTGGTCTCGATGGTCGTGTGCATGAAAGTGAGTTGGTTGGCCCTGCTGTGGCGGGGTCGCGTGAAACAGACGTCATAG
- a CDS encoding DUF2062 domain-containing protein has protein sequence MASMKDLLARRLREQLPTRHELARSKWLKPVAAQLTAPELWRMKSESVARGVAVGLFWAFLVPVAQILFATLHCVWWRGNIPIAAAITFVTNPLTVGGWLWLAYQVGSVFVGGAATAVPPEEGAGLLMWLQTVGLPALVGMAIFGVVGAVLGYAGVKLFWRLRLWRRLRARELRRAR, from the coding sequence ATGGCATCGATGAAGGACTTGCTGGCAAGGCGGCTGCGCGAGCAACTGCCCACGCGACACGAGCTGGCCCGGTCGAAGTGGCTCAAGCCCGTGGCCGCGCAACTCACGGCGCCCGAGCTGTGGCGCATGAAATCGGAGTCGGTGGCCCGGGGTGTGGCCGTGGGCCTGTTCTGGGCGTTCCTGGTGCCCGTGGCGCAGATCTTGTTCGCCACGCTGCACTGCGTCTGGTGGCGGGGCAACATCCCGATTGCCGCCGCGATCACTTTCGTGACCAACCCGCTGACGGTGGGCGGCTGGCTCTGGCTGGCCTATCAGGTGGGCAGCGTCTTCGTCGGCGGTGCCGCGACGGCGGTACCGCCCGAAGAAGGCGCGGGGCTCTTGATGTGGCTCCAGACGGTGGGGCTGCCCGCGCTCGTGGGCATGGCGATCTTTGGCGTGGTGGGCGCGGTGCTCGGCTATGCGGGCGTGAAGCTGTTCTGGCGGCTGCGGCTGTGGCGGCGCCTGCGTGCGCGGGAGCTGCGCCGCGCGCGCTGA
- a CDS encoding SMP-30/gluconolactonase/LRE family protein, with protein MNVPASGSTASLRRAAPEAAPPEAVSVAVEHAALLGESPFWHPQEQVLYYCDIPGRRLHRFDPASGHLDGWAFDTDVACAVPYAAGALVLALRDGVWQFDPATGTARLCVPAPYDPTHQRFNDGKCDPAGRLWCGTLDETRQPLGALYCLDLDGRLTARAEGCTTSNGLAWSPDARTLYWADTRAHTVYAFDADPDTGHIGERRVFAQFPARAQGQPLDDYLGRPDGAAVDAEGHYWVAMFEGSRVLRLSPEGRVVQEILLPVRCPTMPCFGGADLRTLYITTAREKRPADELARQPWAGCVLQVQVEVPGLPTNAFRGVLVPPAGD; from the coding sequence ATGAACGTCCCCGCTTCCGGCTCCACCGCCTCCTTGCGCCGCGCCGCGCCCGAAGCCGCCCCACCGGAGGCCGTCAGCGTCGCCGTCGAACACGCCGCACTGCTCGGCGAATCACCCTTCTGGCACCCGCAGGAACAGGTCCTGTACTACTGCGACATCCCGGGCCGAAGACTCCACCGCTTCGACCCCGCGAGCGGCCATCTGGACGGTTGGGCGTTCGACACCGACGTGGCATGCGCCGTCCCGTACGCGGCGGGCGCTCTGGTGCTGGCACTGCGCGATGGCGTGTGGCAGTTCGACCCGGCCACCGGCACGGCGAGGCTGTGCGTGCCCGCGCCCTACGACCCCACGCACCAACGCTTCAACGACGGCAAGTGCGACCCGGCCGGGCGCCTGTGGTGCGGCACGCTCGACGAGACCCGGCAACCCCTGGGGGCCTTGTACTGCCTCGACCTCGATGGCCGCCTCACCGCGCGCGCCGAGGGCTGCACCACCTCCAACGGGCTCGCGTGGAGCCCCGACGCGCGCACCCTGTACTGGGCGGACACGCGCGCCCACACCGTCTACGCATTCGATGCAGATCCCGACACCGGACACATCGGCGAGCGTCGGGTCTTCGCGCAGTTCCCGGCCCGTGCGCAAGGGCAGCCGCTCGACGACTACCTGGGCCGGCCCGACGGCGCCGCGGTGGACGCCGAGGGCCACTACTGGGTGGCGATGTTCGAGGGCTCGCGCGTGCTGCGCCTGTCGCCCGAGGGCCGCGTCGTGCAGGAGATCCTGCTGCCCGTGCGTTGCCCGACGATGCCCTGCTTCGGCGGTGCGGACCTGCGCACGCTCTACATCACCACCGCACGCGAAAAGCGTCCCGCCGACGAACTCGCGCGGCAACCCTGGGCCGGCTGCGTGTTGCAGGTGCAAGTCGAGGTGCCGGGTTTGCCGACGAACGCCTTCCGCGGCGTGCTGGTGCCGCCGGCGGGAGATTGA
- a CDS encoding GNAT family N-acetyltransferase yields the protein MESPEIRLVVPDTPELLHTTRALFVEYADSLGIDLSFQQFEAELASLPGEYAPPAGHLLLALLDGEPAGCGGFRPIADVDYANACEMKRLYVRKPFRRFGLGRALAQALLDEARRCGYSVMLLDTLDEMEAARSLYASLGFQEVPPYYYNPLPGAHYLKAELE from the coding sequence ATGGAGTCCCCTGAGATACGGCTCGTCGTGCCCGACACGCCGGAGCTGCTGCACACCACCCGCGCGCTCTTCGTCGAGTACGCCGATTCGCTGGGCATCGACCTGAGCTTCCAGCAATTCGAGGCCGAACTGGCCTCCTTGCCCGGCGAGTACGCCCCGCCGGCCGGGCACCTGCTGCTGGCCCTGCTCGACGGCGAGCCGGCCGGCTGCGGCGGCTTCCGTCCCATCGCCGACGTGGACTACGCCAATGCCTGCGAGATGAAGCGGCTCTACGTGCGCAAGCCGTTCCGTCGCTTCGGTCTGGGGCGAGCCCTCGCACAGGCCCTGCTCGATGAGGCGCGGCGCTGCGGCTACTCCGTGATGCTGCTCGACACACTCGACGAGATGGAGGCCGCACGCAGCCTCTACGCCAGCCTCGGCTTCCAGGAAGTGCCGCCTTACTACTACAACCCCCTGCCCGGGGCGCATTACCTCAAGGCCGAGCTCGAGTGA
- a CDS encoding IS5 family transposase has protein sequence MQLSFGDAEGLGSRKRTRREVFLAEMEQVVPWQALLGLIEPHYPKMGRPGRQPYPLATMLRIHFLQQWYALSDPAMEEALYDTPVMRRFAQLGGLADIPDETTILNFRRLLETHGLAEKLFEQVNAHLQRKGLSLRSGTIVDATIISAPSSTKNKAGERDPAMHQTKKGNQWFFGMKAHIGVDDASGLVHHVECTAANVADVTQVYKLLHGREDTVCGDSGYTGAEKREELQDVDAGFLIAEKPSKLRAMKNERERRYAERWERYKASLRAKVEHPFRVIKRQFGYTKVRYRGLAKNAAQVLTLFALSNLWMARRRLLPTTGAVRP, from the coding sequence ATGCAGCTGTCGTTCGGTGATGCCGAGGGTCTGGGGAGCCGCAAGCGCACGCGGCGCGAGGTGTTTTTGGCGGAGATGGAGCAGGTGGTGCCGTGGCAGGCGCTGCTGGGTCTGATCGAGCCGCACTACCCGAAGATGGGCCGTCCCGGTCGCCAGCCCTATCCGTTGGCGACGATGCTGCGCATCCACTTCCTGCAGCAGTGGTATGCGCTCAGCGACCCGGCGATGGAAGAAGCCTTGTACGACACGCCGGTGATGCGCCGCTTCGCGCAGTTGGGCGGGCTTGCCGACATCCCGGACGAGACGACGATCCTCAACTTCCGCCGGCTGTTGGAGACGCACGGGCTGGCCGAGAAGCTCTTCGAGCAGGTCAACGCCCATCTTCAGCGCAAGGGCCTGAGCCTGCGCAGTGGCACGATCGTGGATGCCACGATCATCAGTGCGCCGAGCTCGACCAAGAACAAGGCGGGCGAGCGCGATCCGGCGATGCACCAGACCAAGAAGGGCAACCAGTGGTTCTTCGGGATGAAGGCGCACATCGGCGTGGATGACGCGTCCGGTCTGGTGCACCACGTGGAATGCACGGCGGCGAACGTGGCCGACGTGACGCAGGTGTACAAGCTGCTGCACGGCCGGGAAGACACGGTGTGCGGCGACAGCGGCTACACGGGTGCCGAGAAGCGCGAGGAGCTGCAGGACGTGGACGCCGGATTCCTGATCGCGGAGAAGCCGTCGAAGCTGCGTGCGATGAAGAACGAGCGCGAGCGGCGCTACGCCGAGCGGTGGGAGCGCTACAAGGCCAGTCTGCGGGCGAAGGTGGAGCACCCGTTCCGGGTGATCAAGCGGCAGTTCGGCTACACGAAGGTGCGCTACCGCGGCCTGGCGAAGAACGCGGCGCAGGTGCTGACGCTGTTCGCGCTGTCGAACCTGTGGATGGCGCGCCGGCGTTTGTTGCCGACGACGGGAGCAGTGCGTCCGTAA
- a CDS encoding PhzF family phenazine biosynthesis protein, whose product MPYRFKQVDVFTQHALKGNPLAVVLGADDWTDAQMQDFARWTNLSETTFLLRPTDPQADYRVRIFTPGSELPFAGHPTLGSCHAWLEAGGRPRTAGRVVQQCGVGLVTLRQDGGRWAFAAPPMSAQELAPSVLSALVEALGLRREQVRAARLLDNGPQWFTLLLGSAEEVLAIEPDLCALARIGFVGVVGPHPEGREVQFEVRAFAAPDGIAEDPVTGSLNASVAQWLVAAGLAPRRYVAAQGTRLGRAGRVHIDAADDAVWVGGHCRTCIDGTVQL is encoded by the coding sequence ATGCCCTACCGATTCAAGCAAGTCGACGTCTTCACCCAGCACGCCCTGAAGGGCAACCCGCTGGCCGTCGTGCTCGGGGCCGACGACTGGACGGATGCGCAGATGCAGGACTTCGCGCGCTGGACGAACCTGTCGGAGACGACCTTCCTGCTGCGCCCCACCGACCCTCAGGCCGACTACCGCGTGCGCATCTTCACCCCGGGCAGCGAACTGCCTTTCGCCGGGCACCCGACGCTCGGCTCGTGCCATGCCTGGCTGGAGGCGGGCGGGCGACCGCGCACCGCCGGCCGGGTGGTGCAGCAATGCGGTGTCGGGCTCGTGACGCTGCGCCAAGACGGCGGGCGCTGGGCCTTTGCTGCGCCGCCCATGTCGGCGCAGGAACTTGCGCCCTCGGTGCTGTCCGCCCTCGTCGAGGCGCTCGGTCTGCGGCGCGAGCAAGTGCGCGCCGCGCGGCTGCTCGACAACGGCCCCCAGTGGTTCACGCTGCTGCTCGGCAGCGCCGAGGAGGTGCTCGCGATCGAACCGGACCTCTGCGCGCTCGCCCGCATCGGCTTCGTCGGCGTGGTCGGCCCCCACCCGGAAGGGCGCGAGGTCCAATTCGAGGTCCGCGCATTCGCCGCCCCCGACGGCATCGCCGAAGACCCCGTCACCGGCAGCCTCAACGCCAGCGTTGCACAGTGGCTCGTCGCCGCAGGCCTCGCACCGCGCCGCTATGTCGCCGCCCAGGGCACGCGGCTCGGGCGCGCCGGCCGTGTCCACATCGACGCCGCGGACGACGCAGTCTGGGTGGGCGGCCACTGCCGCACCTGCATCGACGGCACGGTGCAGCTCTAA
- a CDS encoding LysE family translocator produces the protein MTPQEFFALLVLATAMSFTPGPNTTLSTALAANGGLRRALRFCLAVPTGWTLLMLVCGLGLGAIVMAVPALRGAVQIAGVSYMLWLAWRLAGTRRLAQADDARLNVGFWQGVALQFVNIKAWMLALALTGGWVTTQAGQPAPNPGERLVIVIAVMAVYAFSSNFTYAMVGSLLRRWLAEGQRLLWFNRTMAAILVATAVWMLRL, from the coding sequence ATGACCCCGCAGGAATTCTTCGCTTTGCTGGTGTTGGCCACGGCCATGAGCTTCACGCCCGGCCCCAACACCACCCTCTCGACCGCCTTGGCCGCCAACGGCGGGCTGAGGCGGGCTCTGCGCTTTTGCCTGGCCGTGCCCACCGGTTGGACGCTGCTGATGCTCGTGTGCGGGTTGGGCCTCGGCGCCATCGTGATGGCGGTGCCCGCGCTGCGCGGGGCCGTGCAGATCGCGGGGGTGAGCTACATGCTGTGGCTGGCGTGGCGGCTCGCGGGAACGCGCCGTCTGGCGCAGGCCGACGACGCCCGGTTGAACGTCGGATTCTGGCAAGGCGTGGCACTGCAGTTCGTCAACATCAAGGCCTGGATGCTCGCGCTGGCCCTCACCGGCGGATGGGTGACGACCCAGGCGGGCCAGCCCGCCCCCAACCCCGGCGAACGGCTGGTGATCGTGATCGCCGTCATGGCGGTGTACGCCTTCTCGAGCAACTTCACCTACGCGATGGTGGGCTCGTTGTTGCGTCGTTGGCTGGCCGAGGGGCAGCGGCTGCTGTGGTTCAACCGGACGATGGCGGCGATCCTCGTCGCCACCGCCGTCTGGATGCTGCGGCTGTGA
- a CDS encoding ABC-F family ATP-binding cassette domain-containing protein, giving the protein MALLTLAQAHLAYGHVPLLDGASFSLEAGERVGLIGRNGTGKSSLLKILAGLERPDDGALQLQQGLRLAYVPQEPQFEAQATVFDAVSEGLAEVRALRERFEAHRPGDDLDALQSRIEALGGWTWEQRVDETLHRLRLERDRPLAQLSGGLRKRVALARALVAQPDVLLLDEPTNHLDLDSIGWLESLLGEFPGAVVLITHDRAFLDAVATRIVELDRGVLRSYPGNFSAYQQLKERQLAEEAVQQAKADKLLAQEEVWIRKGVEARRTRSVSRIKRLERLRERRAERREAIGRVRLDIDAGAASGKLVAELEHVSKSYDGQPVVRDFSAIFLRGDKVGLIGPNGAGKTTLLKLILGEIPPDAGTVRRGTNLQVAYFDQMREALDLEATLADTISPGSEWIEIGSARKHVMSYLGDFLFAPERAHSPVKTLSGGERNRLLLARLFARPANVLVLDEPTNDLDIDTLELLEDLLQDYEGTVFLVSHDRRFLDNVVTSTIAWEGDESPGRWREYEGGYEDWRAQSERSRALRPRAAAPAPAPPPPPAVAPRPAARKLSYKEQRELDELPARIEALEAEQKQIGETLAGTEIYRKEPQRVAQLQARYQQIEEELMAALERWEALGSR; this is encoded by the coding sequence ATGGCCCTGCTCACCCTCGCTCAGGCGCATCTCGCGTACGGGCATGTGCCGTTGCTCGACGGCGCATCGTTCTCGCTGGAGGCCGGCGAGCGCGTCGGCCTGATCGGCCGCAACGGCACCGGCAAGTCGTCGCTGCTCAAGATCCTGGCGGGGCTGGAGCGGCCCGATGACGGCGCGCTGCAACTGCAACAGGGCCTGCGCTTGGCCTACGTGCCGCAGGAGCCGCAGTTCGAGGCCCAGGCCACGGTGTTCGATGCGGTCAGCGAGGGCTTGGCGGAGGTGCGCGCCTTGCGCGAGCGCTTCGAGGCGCATCGGCCCGGCGACGACCTGGACGCCTTGCAGTCGCGCATCGAGGCCCTGGGCGGCTGGACGTGGGAGCAGCGCGTGGACGAGACGCTCCACCGCCTGCGGCTCGAGCGGGACCGCCCGCTCGCGCAACTCTCCGGCGGCCTGCGCAAGCGCGTGGCGTTGGCGCGCGCGCTCGTCGCGCAGCCCGACGTGCTGCTCCTGGACGAGCCCACCAACCACCTCGACCTGGACTCGATCGGCTGGCTCGAGTCGCTGCTCGGCGAGTTCCCCGGCGCAGTGGTGCTCATCACCCACGACCGCGCGTTCCTCGATGCCGTCGCCACCCGCATCGTCGAGCTCGACCGCGGCGTGTTGCGCAGCTACCCCGGCAACTTCAGCGCGTACCAGCAACTGAAGGAGCGACAGCTCGCCGAGGAGGCCGTCCAGCAGGCCAAGGCCGACAAGCTGCTCGCGCAGGAGGAAGTGTGGATCCGCAAGGGGGTGGAGGCGCGCCGCACGCGCAGCGTGAGCCGCATCAAACGCCTGGAGCGGCTGCGCGAGCGCCGGGCCGAGCGTCGCGAGGCCATCGGCCGCGTGCGGCTGGACATCGACGCGGGCGCTGCCTCCGGCAAGCTCGTGGCCGAGCTCGAGCACGTGAGCAAGTCCTACGACGGCCAGCCGGTGGTCCGCGATTTTTCGGCGATCTTCCTGCGCGGGGACAAGGTCGGCCTGATCGGCCCCAACGGCGCGGGCAAGACCACGCTGCTCAAGCTCATCCTCGGCGAGATCCCGCCCGATGCCGGCACGGTGCGGCGGGGCACCAACCTGCAGGTGGCCTACTTCGACCAGATGCGAGAGGCGTTGGACCTGGAGGCGACGTTGGCCGACACCATCAGCCCCGGCAGCGAATGGATCGAGATCGGCAGTGCCCGCAAGCACGTGATGAGCTACCTCGGCGACTTTCTCTTCGCCCCCGAGCGCGCCCATTCCCCGGTCAAGACGCTGTCGGGCGGCGAGCGCAACCGCCTGCTGCTGGCCCGGCTCTTCGCGCGGCCGGCCAACGTGCTGGTGCTCGACGAGCCCACCAACGACCTCGACATCGACACGTTGGAACTTCTGGAGGACTTGCTGCAGGACTACGAGGGCACGGTGTTCCTCGTGAGCCACGACCGCCGCTTCCTCGACAACGTCGTCACCAGCACGATCGCCTGGGAGGGCGACGAGTCGCCCGGGCGCTGGCGCGAGTACGAGGGCGGCTACGAGGACTGGCGCGCCCAAAGCGAGCGCAGCCGCGCACTGCGCCCGCGCGCTGCGGCACCCGCGCCCGCGCCGCCGCCCCCGCCGGCGGTCGCGCCGCGCCCGGCGGCGCGCAAGCTCTCATACAAGGAGCAGCGCGAGCTCGACGAGCTGCCCGCGCGCATCGAGGCGCTGGAGGCGGAGCAAAAGCAGATCGGCGAGACGCTGGCGGGCACCGAGATCTACCGCAAGGAGCCGCAGCGCGTCGCCCAGCTCCAGGCCCGCTACCAGCAGATCGAGGAGGAGCTGATGGCCGCGCTCGAACGCTGGGAGGCGCTCGGGTCGCGGTGA
- a CDS encoding CsbD family protein, which yields MNRDQIKGRMEQAKGKAKEVTGKVTDDESLEWRGRAQKHAGDMRADYGDAKENIDDALKPDTPPRARDR from the coding sequence ATGAACCGAGATCAGATCAAAGGTCGCATGGAACAGGCCAAAGGCAAAGCCAAGGAGGTGACCGGCAAGGTGACCGACGACGAGAGCCTGGAATGGCGCGGCCGCGCGCAGAAGCACGCCGGTGACATGCGTGCCGACTACGGCGACGCGAAGGAGAACATCGACGACGCGCTGAAGCCCGACACCCCGCCGCGTGCGCGTGACCGCTGA
- the glcF gene encoding glycolate oxidase subunit GlcF, with protein MQTHLAPEFKDTPEGQEAEAILRKCVHCGFCTATCPTYQLLGDELDGPRGRIYLMKQVLEGQPVTRSTQLHLDRCLTCRNCETTCPSGVQYGHLVDIGRKVVEARVERPLGERWLRTALKEGLTSPLFAPAMKLGQMVRPLLPAALKNKVPPKDRSPRAHQWPQRQHPRKVLMLTGCVQPAMMPNINSATARVLDAAGIQTLVADGAGCCGAIRTHLNDHEGGLADMRRNIDAWWPAVMRGEVEAIVMNASGCGVTVKEYGHALRHDPQYAEKAQRISDLTRDLSELLPDLVPRLKPRLRAKPAMRLAYHPPCTLQHGQKLRGGVEGPLRELGFEVELATGEAHLCCGSAGTYSVLQPELAYPLRDRKLSQLLPRNPHAIVSANIGCIQHLQSGTEVPVRHWVEVLDDALA; from the coding sequence ATGCAGACCCATCTCGCCCCCGAATTCAAGGACACCCCCGAGGGACAGGAGGCCGAGGCCATCCTGCGCAAGTGCGTGCACTGCGGTTTTTGCACGGCCACCTGCCCCACCTATCAGTTGCTCGGCGACGAGCTCGACGGGCCGCGCGGGCGCATCTACCTGATGAAGCAGGTGCTCGAGGGCCAGCCGGTCACACGCAGCACGCAGCTGCACCTGGACCGCTGCTTGACCTGCCGCAACTGCGAGACGACCTGCCCCTCGGGCGTGCAGTACGGGCATCTGGTGGACATCGGCCGCAAGGTGGTGGAGGCGCGCGTCGAGCGGCCGCTGGGCGAGCGCTGGTTGCGCACCGCGCTGAAGGAAGGCCTCACCTCGCCGCTGTTCGCGCCGGCGATGAAGCTGGGGCAAATGGTGCGGCCCCTGTTGCCTGCGGCGCTCAAGAACAAGGTGCCGCCCAAGGACCGCTCGCCGCGGGCTCACCAGTGGCCGCAGCGCCAGCACCCGCGCAAGGTGCTGATGCTCACCGGCTGCGTGCAGCCGGCGATGATGCCCAACATCAACAGCGCCACCGCCCGCGTGCTCGACGCGGCCGGCATCCAGACGCTGGTGGCCGATGGGGCCGGCTGCTGCGGCGCGATCCGCACGCACCTGAACGACCACGAAGGCGGCCTGGCCGACATGCGGCGCAACATCGACGCCTGGTGGCCGGCGGTGATGCGCGGCGAGGTCGAGGCGATCGTGATGAACGCCTCCGGCTGCGGCGTCACGGTCAAGGAATACGGCCATGCGCTGCGCCACGACCCGCAGTACGCCGAGAAGGCGCAGCGCATCAGCGACCTCACGCGCGACCTGTCGGAACTGCTGCCCGACCTCGTGCCGCGGCTCAAGCCCCGGCTGAGGGCCAAGCCTGCGATGCGGCTGGCCTACCACCCGCCTTGCACCTTGCAGCATGGGCAGAAGCTGCGTGGCGGGGTGGAGGGCCCTCTGCGCGAGCTCGGCTTCGAGGTGGAGTTGGCGACCGGCGAAGCGCATCTGTGCTGCGGCTCGGCCGGCACCTACTCGGTGTTGCAACCGGAGCTGGCCTACCCCTTGCGCGACCGCAAGCTCTCGCAACTGCTGCCCCGCAACCCCCACGCGATCGTGTCGGCCAACATCGGCTGCATCCAGCATCTGCAATCGGGCACCGAAGTGCCCGTGCGGCACTGGGTGGAGGTGCTCGACGACGCGCTGGCCTGA